A region from the Leptospirillum ferriphilum ML-04 genome encodes:
- the argB gene encoding acetylglutamate kinase encodes MLEDSQTKARILIEALPYIRAFSGKTFVIKYGGSTRGKDGEDSDRTLDQSFADDLVLLVHIGIRPVVVHGGGPDITRMMDRMGLPSRFVDGLRVTDREGMEVVEMVLSGKINRELVTLVQKRGGRAVGLAGRDGNLLMGERKNADLGFVGRVLSVNTEVLDLLDRHRYVTIVAPVGVDTDGNPLNINADEAASEIAGALKAEKLIMMTDTPGVLGTDKRLIPSLTPSRVRDLLSDKTIHGGMVPKIGGCLKALEMGVRKAHIIDGRIPHALLLEIFTPEGVGTEIRHAQD; translated from the coding sequence TTGCTGGAAGACAGTCAGACAAAGGCCCGGATCCTGATCGAGGCCCTTCCCTACATTCGCGCATTTTCCGGGAAAACGTTCGTCATCAAATACGGAGGCAGCACCCGGGGAAAAGACGGAGAGGACTCCGACCGGACGCTCGACCAATCGTTTGCGGACGATCTGGTCCTTCTGGTGCACATCGGCATCCGGCCGGTCGTCGTGCACGGGGGAGGACCGGACATCACCCGGATGATGGACCGGATGGGTCTTCCCTCCCGTTTTGTGGACGGTCTCCGGGTGACGGACCGGGAAGGCATGGAAGTCGTGGAGATGGTGCTGTCCGGAAAGATCAACCGGGAACTGGTCACTCTGGTCCAGAAGCGCGGTGGACGGGCGGTGGGGCTGGCCGGGCGCGACGGAAACCTTTTGATGGGCGAACGCAAGAACGCCGACCTGGGGTTCGTAGGTCGGGTCCTCTCCGTCAACACCGAAGTGCTGGATCTCCTCGACCGGCACCGGTATGTGACGATCGTGGCACCGGTCGGCGTCGATACCGACGGCAACCCGCTGAACATCAACGCCGACGAGGCGGCGAGCGAGATCGCCGGAGCCCTGAAAGCGGAAAAGCTGATCATGATGACGGACACGCCGGGGGTTCTGGGCACGGACAAGCGCCTGATCCCGTCGCTGACTCCTTCCCGCGTGCGGGATCTTCTGTCGGACAAGACGATCCACGGAGGCATGGTGCCGAAGATCGGGGGATGTCTGAAGGCTCTCGAGATGGGCGTCCGGAAGGCCCACATCATCGACGGACGCATCCCGCACGCCCTCCTTCTCGAAATTTTCACCCCCGAAGGCGTGGGGACGGAGATCCGGCATGCGCAAGACTGA
- the dut gene encoding dUTP diphosphatase yields the protein MIRVRVLDSRLPDPFPLPSFATPGSAGMDLRAMPDSTLHLAPGERVKVPSGIAIHIGNPCVAGLVVPRSGFGSRGLILSNLTGVIDADYTGPLVLALWNAGEVVLEIRPGDRVAQILFVSVVRPVLEVVDDHLPTERGEGGFGHTGH from the coding sequence GTGATCCGCGTCCGGGTCCTTGACAGCCGGTTGCCGGATCCCTTTCCTCTCCCGTCTTTTGCGACTCCGGGTTCAGCCGGCATGGATCTTCGGGCCATGCCAGACTCCACCCTCCACTTGGCTCCGGGGGAGAGGGTCAAGGTCCCGTCCGGTATCGCGATCCATATCGGAAATCCTTGCGTCGCGGGTCTCGTGGTCCCAAGAAGCGGCTTCGGGAGCCGGGGGCTTATCCTGTCCAACCTGACGGGAGTGATCGACGCGGACTACACGGGGCCCCTCGTCCTCGCACTCTGGAACGCGGGAGAGGTGGTTCTGGAAATCCGTCCGGGAGATCGTGTGGCGCAGATCTTGTTCGTATCGGTCGTCCGGCCCGTGTTGGAGGTTGTGGACGATCACCTTCCCACCGAACGGGGGGAAGGTGGGTTCGGGCACACCGGCCACTGA
- a CDS encoding TolC family protein: MNKVTFLAVLLIVLEAFHPVPPVQAEAASFGQGKNLEVPNVQPFPDKRYHLERLSLSRVLEKTGNFSPEILVGRKKLKISYADRIQAIETFIPSLTVSFGTMTYSGEVQNSRGIFYNIQKQQANMNHGVLLLDQPGISAFQTIVRTTRIEQTRSQLSETINRKSTQAARLYFENLASLSRVAVLQEAVRISKRILNQEKKLMELGGASIVGVLRAAHEVARDSRHLVEEERKTYRVAFRLSQIMGIDANTMPVPEESFILPRLYIRLPDDPDRLIELSDEKRPLLREFEKNRLARSQELTGTLYAPLVPIVGANILNGALGPDFNGLSGYNQTLFFALWTIGPGGLFDPAAIHLAQTREQHAEALLARTRIRVHRQVRDAYEEVRKSLEEEKIAVSDMRLAKLTFLASQRRVQLGVYHALELIISLRDLVDAQLHYIDATRGLEESQFNLLFSVGTRPRITQVPLSVGPTVDPGIFRFDIPSGGHPE, translated from the coding sequence ATGAATAAAGTCACCTTTCTGGCCGTTCTCCTGATCGTTCTTGAAGCTTTCCACCCCGTCCCCCCGGTGCAGGCAGAAGCAGCGAGCTTCGGGCAGGGGAAAAATCTTGAAGTGCCCAATGTCCAACCATTTCCCGATAAACGCTACCATCTGGAGCGTCTTTCTCTCTCCCGGGTTCTGGAGAAAACCGGCAATTTTTCCCCCGAGATTCTGGTCGGCCGGAAGAAACTCAAAATCTCCTACGCGGACCGCATACAGGCCATCGAAACCTTCATTCCTTCCCTGACCGTCTCTTTCGGAACGATGACCTATTCGGGAGAGGTCCAGAACTCGCGGGGCATCTTTTACAACATCCAGAAACAGCAGGCCAATATGAACCATGGCGTCCTCCTGCTTGACCAGCCTGGGATATCGGCCTTTCAAACAATTGTCCGGACAACCCGTATCGAACAGACCCGTTCCCAGTTGTCGGAAACAATCAACCGGAAGTCGACCCAGGCAGCCCGCCTGTATTTCGAAAATCTGGCTTCGCTTTCCCGGGTGGCGGTCCTGCAGGAAGCCGTAAGGATCTCGAAACGGATTCTGAACCAGGAGAAAAAGCTGATGGAACTGGGAGGTGCCAGCATCGTCGGTGTCCTGCGTGCCGCGCATGAAGTTGCCCGGGATTCCCGCCACTTGGTCGAAGAGGAAAGAAAGACCTACAGGGTGGCTTTCCGTCTCTCCCAGATCATGGGAATCGACGCCAATACCATGCCTGTTCCAGAAGAATCGTTCATCCTCCCCCGGCTGTATATCCGGTTGCCGGACGACCCTGACAGGCTGATCGAGCTCTCGGACGAAAAAAGACCCCTCCTCCGGGAATTCGAAAAGAATCGCCTGGCCCGGTCCCAGGAGTTGACCGGAACTCTTTACGCTCCTCTCGTTCCGATCGTCGGAGCCAATATCCTGAATGGAGCTCTCGGACCGGACTTCAATGGACTTTCCGGTTACAACCAGACCCTGTTCTTCGCGCTATGGACCATCGGTCCGGGCGGCCTTTTCGATCCGGCCGCCATCCATCTTGCACAAACACGCGAGCAACATGCAGAAGCTCTTTTGGCCCGAACCCGGATCCGGGTCCATCGTCAGGTCCGTGACGCCTATGAGGAAGTCCGGAAAAGCCTCGAGGAAGAAAAGATCGCGGTCAGCGACATGAGACTCGCGAAGCTGACGTTCCTGGCGAGCCAGAGACGGGTCCAGCTCGGGGTCTATCATGCGCTCGAACTGATCATCAGTCTCCGTGATCTCGTCGATGCCCAATTGCACTATATCGATGCGACCCGGGGACTGGAAGAATCACAGTTCAACCTTCTCTTCTCCGTCGGAACCCGCCCCCGGATCACGCAAGTTCCTCTTTCGGTCGGCCCGACCGTCGACCCGGGGATTTTCCGGTTCGACATCCCTTCTGGCGGGCATCCCGAATAG
- a CDS encoding efflux RND transporter periplasmic adaptor subunit translates to MLEKWGFVFLFWMANVFSLFSGGCQKHHDNSVARTKDLAGVSISVGVQHPLFRNLPIIVRLPGTILPFQTAAINAQVTGYLKSVRVDIGDKVREGDILADISVPELSNHFIKALADFQYHLILLDRYRKTLRSSPDLISAEEVDLARNKYLVSLAELRKLVSELQFSVIRAPFDGFITRRYIDPGALVGPRKTGSEGPSALFRLDDLHKIRVVMDIPQRFVNDIHKGTQASLLIPGPFHLPVSGEVALISHALNPDSKTMPVQAIFPNPEGLLKPGMFIRVHLLVRTLSGALTIPDSALVTRNGLTFVYTIDNKGRVEERRIVTGEDNGIEVEILKGLYPDDTVIVTGKHQVLPGDHPRVHPVSLPRQPEEGKKNE, encoded by the coding sequence ATGCTTGAAAAATGGGGATTTGTTTTCCTGTTCTGGATGGCGAACGTCTTTTCCCTTTTCTCCGGAGGCTGTCAAAAACACCATGACAACTCTGTCGCCCGGACAAAGGATCTGGCCGGAGTTTCCATATCGGTCGGCGTACAACACCCTCTCTTCCGGAATCTGCCGATCATTGTCCGGCTCCCCGGCACGATCCTGCCTTTTCAGACTGCCGCCATCAACGCTCAGGTCACGGGTTACCTCAAAAGCGTACGGGTCGATATCGGAGACAAGGTCCGGGAAGGGGACATCCTTGCAGATATCTCGGTACCGGAATTGTCCAACCATTTCATCAAGGCTCTGGCGGACTTCCAGTATCATCTGATTCTTCTCGACCGCTATCGAAAAACTCTTCGGAGTTCGCCGGACCTGATCAGCGCCGAAGAAGTGGACCTTGCCCGGAACAAATATCTCGTCAGCCTCGCAGAACTCCGAAAGCTCGTGAGCGAACTGCAGTTCTCCGTTATAAGAGCGCCTTTTGATGGATTCATCACCCGCCGTTACATTGATCCGGGCGCTCTCGTGGGTCCGCGGAAAACTGGGTCTGAAGGTCCTTCGGCCCTGTTCCGGCTCGACGATCTGCACAAGATCCGTGTCGTCATGGATATCCCCCAGCGCTTTGTCAACGATATTCATAAAGGAACGCAAGCATCGCTCCTGATCCCCGGGCCGTTTCATCTACCCGTTTCGGGGGAGGTCGCACTCATCAGTCACGCGCTCAACCCCGACAGCAAGACGATGCCCGTCCAGGCGATCTTTCCCAATCCGGAAGGCCTCCTGAAACCCGGCATGTTCATTCGGGTCCATCTTCTCGTCCGCACGCTTTCCGGGGCGCTGACCATTCCGGACAGCGCCCTCGTCACCCGGAACGGCCTGACGTTCGTCTATACGATTGACAATAAAGGCCGTGTGGAGGAGAGAAGGATCGTCACTGGAGAAGATAACGGCATTGAAGTGGAGATCCTCAAAGGACTCTATCCGGACGATACAGTGATCGTGACCGGAAAACACCAGGTCCTTCCGGGCGACCACCCGCGCGTTCACCCGGTTTCCTTACCAAGGCAACCGGAAGAAGGCAAAAAAAATGAATAA
- a CDS encoding efflux RND transporter permease subunit — MPALNDHLPLSIPPGEPDSFPLRLVRANLKNPFPLIAFILAILVWGSVAFENLPRDVFPRIPIPVVMVATFYPGMNATQVERNITSLMERQFTMAGDVESIHSRSLNGISLIKVIFHSRVPINEAVSEISELSLSLLSTLPPGTLPPMIISYSFSNVPVCHVLLTSDSLSQSRLYDIAANILRPQLGGIAGVSAPPIFGGKVRQISLYLHPDQLINRHLTPLDIVNAIYRQNILIPTGNIRIGTLNYFTRFNSQVPDLAGIRDIPVTLSHRVPVFVKDIADVEDSFAPQENLVLVDRKPSVVLPIYREAGYSALSVVETIRKSLPLLDKIPREVKMTVLFDQTLYIREALSSLLRETLLGILASALFIFLILGDLRLGILAVLALPMTYLAVLIFLRVTGETVNIMTLGGLAIAVGPMIDHLVLVIESLKSHALSVEEPPDGLVRGIAPVLTPTIIATLAMISVFVPLFFLTGLVHDLFKPLAVSVIGANLFSLILSVTLLPWLVYLSIRYLPRKIHQQTTRNVSRMEKAFDLYRNRLGRLLEHPVLLLSSVSLIIGLCLSAFYFIRINLYPGIDSGQFRIYVHFPAGNRLSRSKAEASRIDQLIRQELPPGAVDSIVSNIGIKAGWSSMFNPNAGTDTAIVDVALISRSRRNWSTSDAIIRLKKALRNRFPSSIFIFKPAGIIEDLISRGRMAPITVEIHGDNLAQNLLFAKRLAHAIRDLPGVVSSNVFQRSHYPILDIQVDRVLSDIVGTDVSEVSRNVLVALNSNNQIHPVPWIDPSTGFFYFLSVLYPTEFFQRMDDLNNLAVAHTRGRHITLLGELARIHHADEPEEITHDRLDRAIDILVIPSPGRSITVSSHIGRLIRTIPQPYGIHARFVGMTRHIRSSFSGMRSGMVLAIFFLFLLLMVFYRSFLAPAVILGVVPLSVGGSVFLLWVTRSSLNLVSMMGILMTVGIATSNSILLLNRYLELERRGLSLQEAILTGSRERIRPVIITSFSAIFAMVPVSFSWWTGSDNTIPLARAVIGGLGIATPLTLVVIPVIWHQVRKPRPPVLPQRTNNA, encoded by the coding sequence GTGCCCGCCTTGAACGACCATCTTCCTCTTTCCATCCCACCCGGCGAACCGGACTCTTTTCCTCTCCGCCTCGTGCGGGCCAACCTGAAGAACCCCTTTCCCCTGATTGCCTTTATCCTGGCCATCCTGGTCTGGGGATCGGTGGCCTTCGAAAATCTTCCCCGCGATGTCTTTCCACGGATACCGATCCCTGTCGTCATGGTTGCCACTTTTTACCCTGGCATGAACGCCACCCAGGTCGAACGCAACATCACAAGCCTCATGGAACGCCAGTTCACCATGGCCGGAGACGTGGAATCCATCCATTCCCGATCCCTGAATGGCATCAGTCTGATCAAAGTGATTTTCCACAGCAGGGTTCCCATCAACGAAGCCGTGTCGGAAATCAGCGAACTTTCCCTTTCCCTTCTCTCCACTCTTCCTCCCGGCACACTCCCCCCGATGATCATCTCCTACAGTTTTTCAAATGTTCCCGTGTGCCACGTTCTGTTGACCAGTGACTCCCTGTCTCAATCCCGACTATATGACATCGCAGCCAACATCCTCCGCCCGCAACTCGGAGGAATCGCAGGCGTATCGGCTCCCCCCATCTTCGGAGGAAAGGTCCGGCAAATCAGCCTTTATCTCCACCCTGACCAGCTTATCAACCGTCACCTGACACCTCTGGACATCGTCAATGCCATTTACAGACAAAATATTCTGATCCCCACCGGGAACATCCGAATCGGCACGCTGAACTACTTTACCCGGTTCAACAGTCAGGTTCCCGATCTTGCGGGGATACGAGACATTCCCGTCACGCTTTCCCACCGGGTTCCCGTCTTCGTCAAGGATATCGCGGATGTCGAAGACAGCTTCGCACCCCAGGAGAACCTAGTTCTGGTCGACCGAAAACCTTCGGTGGTGCTTCCCATTTACCGGGAGGCCGGCTACAGCGCCCTGTCCGTGGTCGAAACGATCCGGAAATCCCTCCCTCTCCTTGACAAGATCCCTCGGGAAGTCAAAATGACCGTTCTCTTTGACCAGACCCTCTATATCCGGGAAGCGCTCTCCTCCCTCCTGAGGGAAACGCTTCTGGGGATACTCGCCAGCGCCCTCTTCATATTCCTGATTCTGGGAGACCTCCGTCTGGGAATACTGGCCGTACTCGCCTTGCCGATGACCTACCTGGCCGTTTTGATCTTTCTCCGGGTGACAGGAGAAACGGTCAATATCATGACGCTGGGGGGTCTGGCGATCGCCGTCGGACCGATGATCGACCATCTGGTTCTGGTGATCGAAAGCCTGAAATCTCATGCATTGTCGGTAGAAGAACCCCCTGACGGGCTGGTCCGGGGGATCGCTCCTGTCCTGACTCCAACCATCATCGCGACACTCGCGATGATCAGTGTGTTCGTCCCCCTGTTCTTTCTCACCGGACTGGTCCATGACCTGTTCAAGCCATTGGCAGTCTCCGTGATCGGAGCCAATCTGTTCTCGCTGATCCTGTCAGTGACATTGCTCCCCTGGCTCGTCTATCTGTCCATACGGTATCTTCCCCGGAAGATCCACCAACAGACAACCCGCAATGTTTCCCGGATGGAAAAAGCCTTCGATCTTTACCGCAACCGGCTTGGCCGACTACTGGAACACCCCGTTCTTCTTCTGTCCTCGGTCAGTCTCATCATCGGTCTGTGCCTGTCCGCCTTTTATTTCATCCGGATCAACCTGTATCCCGGTATCGATTCCGGACAGTTCCGGATTTATGTCCACTTTCCCGCAGGAAACCGTCTTTCGCGATCGAAGGCAGAAGCGAGCCGGATCGATCAGCTGATCCGTCAGGAACTCCCCCCCGGAGCGGTCGACTCCATCGTTTCCAACATCGGCATCAAAGCCGGATGGTCCTCCATGTTCAATCCGAACGCCGGAACCGATACCGCAATCGTCGACGTGGCTCTCATCTCTCGAAGCCGGAGAAACTGGTCGACCTCCGATGCCATTATCCGGTTGAAGAAGGCTCTCAGAAACCGGTTTCCCAGCTCTATTTTCATTTTCAAGCCTGCCGGCATCATCGAAGATCTGATTTCGCGCGGCAGAATGGCACCCATCACCGTTGAAATACATGGAGACAACCTCGCCCAAAACCTGCTGTTCGCCAAAAGGCTCGCACACGCGATTCGGGATCTCCCGGGCGTCGTGTCTTCCAATGTCTTCCAGCGCTCGCACTACCCCATCCTGGACATCCAGGTGGACAGAGTCCTGTCCGATATCGTGGGGACCGATGTCTCCGAGGTCAGCCGGAACGTTCTCGTGGCCCTGAACTCCAACAACCAGATTCATCCTGTTCCCTGGATCGACCCGTCCACCGGCTTCTTTTACTTCTTATCGGTCCTGTATCCCACCGAATTCTTCCAGAGAATGGACGATCTCAACAATCTGGCAGTCGCCCACACCCGCGGCCGACACATCACTCTTCTCGGAGAACTGGCACGCATCCATCATGCGGACGAGCCTGAAGAGATCACCCATGATCGGCTCGACCGGGCGATCGATATCCTGGTCATCCCTTCCCCGGGCCGTTCGATCACCGTCTCAAGCCATATCGGTCGATTGATCCGGACAATTCCCCAGCCGTATGGTATCCATGCCCGCTTCGTCGGGATGACCCGTCATATCCGTTCCTCTTTCTCGGGCATGCGCTCCGGCATGGTTCTTGCTATATTTTTCCTTTTTCTTCTCCTGATGGTTTTCTACCGGTCTTTCCTCGCCCCTGCCGTGATCCTGGGGGTCGTTCCCCTTTCCGTCGGAGGCAGTGTCTTTCTTTTGTGGGTAACGCGAAGCTCCCTCAACCTTGTCTCTATGATGGGAATCCTGATGACTGTCGGAATTGCCACATCCAACAGCATCCTTCTCCTGAACCGCTATCTCGAGCTCGAAAGAAGGGGTTTGTCACTCCAGGAAGCCATTCTCACGGGATCGAGAGAACGGATCCGTCCCGTCATCATCACCAGTTTCTCGGCTATTTTCGCCATGGTTCCCGTCTCTTTCTCCTGGTGGACAGGATCCGACAATACCATCCCATTGGCCCGGGCCGTCATCGGGGGACTCGGCATCGCAACACCTTTGACGCTCGTGGTCATTCCCGTCATCTGGCATCAGGTCCGGAAGCCACGTCCTCCTGTCCTGCCTCAAAGGACAAACAATGCTTGA
- the rsmI gene encoding 16S rRNA (cytidine(1402)-2'-O)-methyltransferase, translated as MDNDRPGELYIVSTPIGNLEDITFRAVRVLNEADIIAAEDTRVTRGLLSRYGIPTPMISYHAHNAQEKAPLLISRMKEGQSVALVSDAGTPLLSDPGEVLVRSAADAGIAVRPVPGPSALLSGLVVSGLDAGRFIFHGFLPRKESDCKREIRELSRFSGTLVFYESPRRVDKTIALLAEVLGDRPVVLARELTKVFESVKRGTLFTFRDKGTGEPEKGEWVLLVGGCGGQTFDEEKPEASGILKALEGIDISPTDRARLLSRLSGISRRDAYLLSSSGNIP; from the coding sequence ATGGATAACGATCGCCCGGGAGAGCTCTACATCGTCAGCACGCCGATCGGGAATCTGGAGGACATCACCTTCCGGGCCGTGCGTGTCCTGAACGAAGCCGATATCATCGCTGCGGAAGACACACGCGTGACCCGGGGCCTTCTTTCCCGCTACGGGATCCCCACCCCCATGATTTCCTACCATGCCCACAATGCCCAAGAAAAAGCGCCTCTCCTGATTTCCCGGATGAAGGAGGGACAATCGGTGGCCCTGGTCTCGGACGCCGGAACCCCCCTTCTCTCGGACCCCGGAGAAGTTCTCGTCCGCTCGGCCGCGGACGCCGGTATCGCGGTCCGGCCGGTTCCAGGACCCTCCGCACTTTTGTCCGGACTCGTCGTATCGGGGCTTGATGCCGGCCGGTTCATCTTTCACGGATTTCTCCCCCGCAAGGAGTCCGACTGCAAACGGGAGATCCGGGAGCTTTCCCGATTTTCGGGAACTCTCGTGTTTTATGAATCCCCCCGGCGGGTCGACAAGACGATCGCCCTTCTGGCGGAAGTGCTGGGTGACCGTCCGGTGGTCCTCGCGCGCGAGCTCACAAAAGTCTTCGAATCCGTGAAGAGAGGCACTCTCTTCACTTTCCGGGACAAAGGCACGGGCGAACCGGAAAAAGGTGAATGGGTTCTTCTGGTCGGGGGATGCGGGGGACAGACCTTCGACGAGGAAAAACCTGAAGCGTCCGGAATATTGAAAGCGCTTGAAGGAATCGACATCTCTCCGACGGACCGGGCCCGCCTCCTCTCCCGACTGTCCGGCATTTCGAGAAGGGACGCCTATCTCCTGTCCTCCTCCGGAAACATCCCCTAG
- the panC gene encoding pantoate--beta-alanine ligase has protein sequence MEILTSLGELREKLPAPGQRKRPLALVPTMGALHDGHRALVQKALEDEGEVLATVFVNPLQFGPQEDFDRYPRTREADIRLLESAGVSWALFPEASELVGDSSGFSISHPVAELYCGAHRPGHFSGVLFIVSKLFHLTNPDRAYFGKKDRQQLFLIDRMVREFAFPVSVRGVDTVREEDGLAMSSRNRYLDPEERLHAPELYRILKIARERYAPRNHADRLDLASLLVGDLKERGFRPEYVVFVHPETFLPLSAENPPETPAILITAAWLGKTRLIDNIDIPAFHG, from the coding sequence ATGGAAATCCTGACATCTCTTGGCGAACTCAGAGAAAAGCTCCCGGCTCCGGGCCAGAGGAAGCGACCTCTTGCCCTTGTTCCAACGATGGGAGCCCTGCACGACGGGCACCGGGCTCTCGTCCAAAAGGCCCTCGAGGACGAGGGAGAAGTCCTTGCCACTGTTTTCGTGAATCCGCTCCAGTTCGGTCCCCAGGAAGACTTCGATCGCTATCCGCGGACCCGGGAGGCCGACATCCGTCTTCTGGAATCGGCCGGGGTCTCCTGGGCCCTTTTTCCGGAGGCCTCCGAACTGGTCGGCGACAGCTCCGGCTTCTCGATCTCTCACCCCGTCGCCGAATTGTATTGCGGAGCTCACCGGCCCGGGCATTTTTCCGGAGTCCTCTTCATCGTCTCCAAATTGTTCCACCTCACAAATCCCGACAGGGCCTACTTCGGGAAGAAAGACCGTCAGCAGCTGTTCCTGATCGACCGCATGGTCCGCGAATTCGCTTTTCCTGTCAGCGTGAGGGGCGTCGACACCGTAAGGGAGGAGGACGGCCTCGCAATGAGTTCCCGGAACCGGTACCTGGATCCGGAAGAGCGCCTTCATGCCCCGGAACTCTATCGTATCCTGAAGATCGCCCGTGAACGTTATGCCCCCCGAAATCACGCCGACCGCCTCGACCTGGCCTCCCTCCTGGTGGGGGATTTGAAGGAACGGGGCTTCCGTCCGGAATATGTCGTCTTCGTCCACCCGGAGACGTTTCTTCCCCTCTCGGCCGAAAACCCGCCGGAGACACCGGCCATTCTGATCACCGCGGCCTGGCTGGGAAAAACCCGCCTGATCGACAATATCGACATTCCCGCTTTTCATGGATAA
- a CDS encoding nitrilase-related carbon-nitrogen hydrolase, translated as MLIRIVLVQNNPVFGEVEGNLERVRALYGTRKGLRPDLVIFPELFASGYQFTSKSEALSLGEGDGREGREKGPTVRFLEEFSRETKGWVVGGLPLRRGNKVYNSAVVTHHGTVMAIYDKTHLFEAENRWFEKGSGPLCLVRTEFGLMGVMICFDWLFPEVSRSLALSGALLIAHPVNWVLPFGPEGMILRSVENRVFTVTANRVGEEARGGLKPLRYIGTSQVVSPRGDVLVRAPEDSETLLEIQCDPEMARSKRVVEESDFFRQRRPDLYRN; from the coding sequence GTGCTGATCCGGATTGTCCTTGTCCAGAACAACCCGGTATTCGGAGAGGTGGAGGGCAACCTCGAACGGGTCCGGGCCCTTTACGGGACCCGGAAGGGGCTCCGTCCCGATTTGGTGATTTTTCCGGAACTGTTCGCCTCCGGCTACCAGTTTACTTCAAAATCGGAAGCGCTCTCCCTCGGGGAGGGGGACGGACGGGAAGGCCGGGAGAAAGGTCCGACGGTTCGCTTTCTGGAAGAGTTCTCCCGAGAAACCAAGGGATGGGTGGTGGGGGGATTGCCTCTTCGCCGGGGAAACAAGGTCTACAACTCCGCGGTCGTCACCCATCATGGCACCGTGATGGCCATATACGACAAGACCCACCTGTTCGAAGCCGAGAACCGATGGTTTGAGAAGGGAAGCGGTCCCCTGTGCCTGGTTCGGACAGAGTTCGGTCTTATGGGGGTGATGATCTGCTTCGACTGGCTTTTCCCTGAAGTTTCCCGGTCTCTCGCCTTGTCCGGAGCTCTGCTGATCGCGCATCCGGTCAACTGGGTCCTCCCGTTCGGGCCCGAAGGCATGATCCTCCGGTCGGTCGAAAACCGCGTGTTCACGGTGACCGCGAACCGGGTGGGGGAAGAGGCCCGGGGAGGGCTCAAACCTCTCCGGTATATCGGTACGAGCCAGGTGGTGTCTCCTCGCGGAGATGTGCTGGTACGCGCCCCGGAGGATTCGGAGACCCTTCTCGAAATACAGTGCGATCCGGAAATGGCCAGAAGCAAGCGGGTGGTCGAGGAAAGCGATTTCTTTCGCCAGCGGCGACCGGATCTCTACCGAAACTGA
- a CDS encoding metal/formaldehyde-sensitive transcriptional repressor, with amino-acid sequence MHTVRNRKKLLERTRKIRGQIEGLERLLEQSTGEGDDVSLILQTVASSRGALNGLMCEIIEGHIREHVQSGQEVSVQDREHAVEDVVEVIKRYLK; translated from the coding sequence GTGCACACGGTCAGAAACAGAAAAAAGCTGCTTGAGCGCACCCGGAAAATCCGGGGACAGATTGAAGGTCTCGAAAGGTTGCTGGAGCAATCTACGGGAGAAGGTGACGACGTGTCGCTCATCCTTCAGACGGTGGCCTCTTCCCGTGGTGCGTTGAACGGCCTGATGTGCGAGATTATTGAAGGCCATATCCGGGAGCATGTTCAGTCGGGCCAGGAGGTGTCTGTTCAGGACAGGGAGCATGCGGTCGAAGACGTGGTCGAGGTGATCAAGCGCTATCTGAAGTGA
- a CDS encoding tetratricopeptide repeat protein yields the protein MTKNVRKSIPALIVWGILATLFSGCAEMTEPDVRAYIHEKHAYAEIRHGQLSQAQEDLKSALRDNPREPSILNNMAYIAFRKGQTMKAVGYLEQARVLKADDNDEPYILNEARILISNHQYRRALSLLALIEPRQKWPTGYRKIMAEALLHNGQSSHALAILLGRHRIGLDKPQP from the coding sequence ATGACGAAAAACGTACGAAAATCAATCCCTGCTCTGATTGTCTGGGGGATTCTGGCGACCCTCTTTTCCGGGTGCGCAGAAATGACGGAGCCGGACGTCCGGGCTTATATCCATGAAAAGCATGCCTATGCTGAAATCCGCCACGGACAGCTGTCCCAGGCTCAAGAAGACCTGAAGAGTGCTCTCCGGGACAATCCGCGGGAGCCTTCCATCTTGAATAACATGGCCTATATTGCATTCCGGAAGGGCCAGACGATGAAGGCGGTGGGATACCTGGAGCAGGCCCGGGTCCTGAAGGCAGACGACAACGACGAGCCCTATATTTTGAATGAGGCTCGAATTCTGATTTCGAACCACCAGTATCGCCGGGCACTCTCCCTTCTCGCTCTGATCGAGCCCCGCCAGAAATGGCCGACGGGTTACAGAAAGATCATGGCGGAAGCCCTTCTGCACAATGGGCAATCGTCCCATGCTCTTGCCATTCTTCTGGGCAGGCACAGGATCGGTCTGGACAAACCCCAGCCCTAG